One window of Chloroflexus aggregans DSM 9485 genomic DNA carries:
- a CDS encoding M29 family metallopeptidase, with amino-acid sequence MVTSLWDQLARRLVDALGAQRGELIEVRDEAGNQRLLHAILWAIESVGAEPLVQILPPNNVERLLTTVPAAILAERDRRRAEWLCQVERSLTLIGAQPDVQTAPVEARRMFTEVSDRLAAIRAERRIPQVIAAIPTIGKAAQLGISHEELELRVMPALLVEPTDLAVQGKRIASMVETATAITITSGADCELRMRRSAQPWLRNVGRLETVSDRPGQPVINVPAGALTTTVDEESVEGTLFLPVAGPARAVRLTFAQGQLIQIEAASGGEQLADLLNRTSRRMSLIGIGLNPHLCQPLGWSIVDKHIQGAIFTTFTAGNAYHSWLNIDVATTSASLRADDRVIVDRGKLVVG; translated from the coding sequence ATGGTTACCAGCTTATGGGATCAACTGGCACGAAGACTGGTTGACGCGCTTGGTGCGCAGCGCGGTGAGTTGATCGAAGTACGCGATGAGGCGGGTAATCAACGTCTTCTGCATGCCATCTTATGGGCGATTGAGAGCGTTGGCGCCGAACCACTGGTGCAAATATTGCCACCCAACAACGTCGAACGGTTATTGACGACCGTACCGGCAGCAATTTTAGCCGAACGTGATCGGCGACGGGCCGAGTGGCTATGTCAGGTTGAACGTTCACTCACGTTGATCGGCGCCCAACCGGATGTACAAACTGCACCGGTGGAAGCCCGTCGCATGTTTACCGAGGTATCCGATCGGCTCGCAGCAATCAGAGCAGAACGGCGGATTCCACAGGTCATTGCGGCCATTCCCACTATCGGCAAAGCGGCTCAACTCGGCATCAGCCACGAGGAGCTAGAGCTGCGGGTGATGCCGGCATTGCTGGTTGAACCAACCGATCTGGCCGTACAGGGCAAGCGCATAGCAAGCATGGTAGAAACGGCAACTGCTATTACCATCACGAGTGGGGCAGATTGCGAGCTACGGATGCGGCGCAGTGCGCAACCATGGTTGCGCAATGTTGGACGACTGGAAACAGTTTCTGACCGACCCGGCCAGCCGGTGATTAACGTACCGGCCGGCGCATTAACCACCACGGTTGATGAAGAGAGTGTTGAGGGAACGCTCTTCTTGCCGGTAGCCGGACCGGCCCGCGCTGTCCGGCTTACGTTCGCTCAAGGGCAGTTGATCCAGATCGAGGCGGCAAGTGGTGGAGAACAGCTCGCGGATCTACTCAACCGCACATCACGTCGGATGAGCCTGATCGGCATTGGTTTGAACCCACATCTATGCCAACCGCTCGGCTGGTCAATCGTTGATAAGCACATTCAGGGCGCAATCTTCACGACCTTCACTGCCGGTAACGCATACCACTCGTGGCTGAACATCGATGTTGCCACAACGTCGGCTAGTTTGCGCGCCGATGATCGGGTGATTGTGGATAGGGGCAAATTGGTAGTTGGATAA
- the hutH gene encoding histidine ammonia-lyase, with translation MSGDEVLLDGASLTIEQVLAVAYGQPGNPAVRLTPVARERVTRAAQAIQDLLARGVVAYGITTGFGAFKDRVIASEQVEQLQYNILVSHAVGVGPVFDLPTTRAIMLIRANTLARGHSGVRLETLERLIDMLNYGIHPRIPSKGSLGASGDLAPLAHMALPMLGLGEVEWHGEVMPATVVLQRLGWQPLHLAAKEGLALTNGTAVMCALGVLETARAELLSATADIAGCLSLEALHGTPAAFDPRLHELRPFPRQIECAAHLRDLLAGSEFVRTNDPRHVQDAYTLRCIPQVHGAVRDAIAYARWVFSIELNAVTDNPLIFVDDDGRVEVISGGNFHGEPLAIALDYLGLAVAELGNIAERRLMRLTDEASNTHVLPAFLTHDGGLNSGFMIVQYTAAALATENKVLAHPASVDSIPTSANVEDHVSMGLTAGLKLRSILDNVAQILALELFAAAQGIDFRRQALGAAARLGRGTGPVYELIRQHIPFIAEDTLLHPYIITMSELVAKGKIVAAAQMYGMRAGGGC, from the coding sequence ATGTCTGGTGACGAAGTGCTTCTTGATGGGGCAAGCCTTACTATCGAGCAGGTTTTGGCCGTAGCCTATGGTCAACCCGGTAACCCGGCGGTACGCCTGACCCCGGTAGCGCGCGAGCGGGTAACCCGCGCAGCCCAAGCTATTCAAGATTTACTCGCTCGTGGCGTGGTCGCCTACGGGATTACTACCGGTTTTGGGGCATTCAAAGATCGGGTGATTGCGTCCGAACAAGTCGAACAATTGCAGTACAACATTCTGGTCAGCCATGCTGTAGGCGTGGGGCCGGTCTTCGATCTGCCTACGACGCGGGCCATTATGCTCATCCGTGCCAATACTCTTGCCCGTGGTCATTCGGGTGTGCGCCTGGAAACGCTCGAACGGCTGATCGATATGCTCAACTACGGTATTCATCCGCGCATCCCTAGTAAAGGTTCGCTGGGGGCGAGCGGTGATCTCGCGCCACTCGCCCATATGGCGTTACCGATGCTCGGCTTGGGAGAGGTCGAATGGCATGGAGAGGTGATGCCGGCAACCGTCGTATTGCAACGGTTAGGCTGGCAACCGCTCCACTTGGCGGCAAAAGAGGGTTTGGCACTCACGAACGGAACGGCAGTCATGTGTGCGCTGGGCGTGCTCGAAACAGCACGCGCCGAGTTGTTGAGTGCGACCGCCGATATAGCCGGTTGTCTGAGCCTTGAGGCTCTTCACGGTACACCGGCAGCGTTCGATCCGCGACTCCATGAGCTACGTCCCTTTCCGCGGCAGATCGAGTGCGCCGCTCATCTGCGCGACTTACTGGCCGGTAGTGAGTTTGTGCGCACGAACGATCCTCGTCACGTCCAAGATGCGTACACGTTACGCTGTATTCCCCAAGTCCATGGTGCTGTCCGTGACGCGATTGCGTATGCACGATGGGTATTCTCCATCGAACTCAATGCCGTGACCGATAATCCACTGATTTTTGTCGATGATGATGGTAGGGTTGAGGTAATCTCCGGTGGAAACTTTCACGGTGAACCACTCGCGATTGCATTAGATTACCTCGGTTTAGCCGTTGCCGAATTGGGTAACATCGCTGAGCGACGTTTAATGCGCCTAACTGACGAAGCTTCCAACACGCACGTCTTACCGGCGTTTCTCACCCATGACGGTGGTCTCAACTCAGGATTTATGATTGTCCAATATACCGCTGCTGCCTTAGCCACCGAAAATAAGGTGCTCGCCCATCCGGCCAGCGTTGATAGTATTCCGACCTCGGCTAACGTCGAGGATCACGTGAGTATGGGTCTAACCGCCGGCCTTAAATTACGTTCGATCCTCGATAATGTCGCTCAGATCTTGGCGCTGGAGCTATTTGCCGCCGCACAAGGCATCGATTTTCGCCGCCAAGCCTTGGGCGCAGCAGCACGACTTGGTCGCGGCACCGGCCCGGTGTATGAGTTGATCCGTCAACACATCCCGTTTATCGCCGAAGATACGCTACTGCATCCCTACATCATCACAATGAGCGAATTGGTAGCGAAGGGTAAGATCGTCGCAGCAGCACAGATGTATGGAATGAGGGCTGGTGGTGGATGTTAA
- the hutI gene encoding imidazolonepropionase, which yields MMEPCDLLIHSATQLVTCAGPPGLRRGPAMRELGVIRDGAVAIRGSTIVAVGPGTDVRRRFRASHEIDARGRAVCPGLVDCHTHIVYAGDRVEEFEQRCAGATYQEIMAAGGGILRTMRLTRAATTTELVHAALPRLRQMLSFGTTTAEVKTGYGLERDAELRQLAAIALLDAAQPIELVPTFLAAHAVPPEFTGRADDYIDLVVESMLPLARDWYAVSSFAARAIPLFVDVFCERGAFDVAQSRRVLDAARSLGLPRKAHVDEFVELGGLAMALELGATSVDHLDVTGPSAFTALAASSTVAVLLPLVSLNLGLSHFAAARAMIDAGVAVALSTDANPGSAPSLSLPLTMAIACRYLRMLPAETLIATTVNAAYAIGRGGHVGALMPGMQADLLILAADDYRWLMYELGGMPVAQVIKRGQVVVTNE from the coding sequence ATGATGGAACCCTGTGACCTGCTGATCCACTCGGCCACACAACTCGTAACGTGTGCTGGGCCGCCCGGTTTGCGTCGTGGCCCGGCGATGCGCGAATTGGGAGTCATCCGCGACGGAGCAGTCGCTATTCGTGGATCGACCATTGTGGCCGTTGGTCCTGGCACCGATGTCCGCCGTCGCTTCCGTGCGTCCCACGAGATTGATGCCCGCGGACGGGCCGTGTGTCCCGGTTTGGTCGATTGTCATACCCATATCGTGTACGCCGGTGATCGGGTTGAGGAATTTGAACAGCGCTGTGCCGGCGCTACGTATCAAGAGATTATGGCCGCCGGTGGTGGTATTTTACGCACCATGCGGCTCACCCGTGCGGCGACAACTACCGAACTGGTTCATGCGGCACTACCTCGCTTGCGGCAGATGTTGTCGTTCGGGACGACTACCGCCGAAGTGAAGACCGGTTACGGTCTTGAACGCGACGCAGAATTACGTCAATTGGCAGCTATTGCGCTGCTTGATGCGGCACAACCGATTGAGCTTGTCCCTACCTTTCTCGCAGCGCATGCGGTGCCACCAGAGTTTACCGGTCGAGCCGATGACTACATTGATCTGGTAGTCGAGTCGATGTTGCCGCTCGCTCGCGACTGGTATGCTGTCTCATCATTCGCTGCGCGCGCGATTCCGCTCTTCGTTGATGTCTTCTGTGAGCGAGGTGCGTTCGATGTGGCGCAGAGTCGGCGAGTGTTGGACGCAGCACGCAGTTTGGGCCTACCGCGCAAAGCCCACGTCGATGAGTTTGTCGAGCTGGGTGGGCTGGCAATGGCGCTTGAACTGGGTGCCACGTCAGTCGATCACCTCGATGTTACCGGCCCGTCGGCCTTTACAGCACTGGCAGCCAGCTCGACCGTCGCCGTCTTGTTACCGCTCGTCTCGCTCAATCTCGGTCTGAGCCATTTTGCTGCTGCACGGGCAATGATCGATGCCGGCGTTGCCGTTGCGCTCAGCACCGATGCCAACCCCGGTTCGGCGCCATCGCTGTCATTACCGTTGACAATGGCAATCGCCTGTCGCTACCTGCGCATGCTTCCTGCCGAGACATTGATTGCAACGACGGTCAACGCTGCCTATGCGATCGGTCGCGGTGGGCATGTTGGAGCATTAATGCCTGGTATGCAGGCCGATCTGCTCATCTTGGCCGCCGATGATTATCGCTGGCTGATGTATGAGTTAGGTGGAATGCCGGTGGCACAGGTGATCAAACGAGGGCAGGTCGTAGTTACCAATGAGTAA
- the hutU gene encoding urocanate hydratase — translation MSRIIRAPRGTTLTCANWQIEAAYRMIQNNLDPDVAFDPEHLIVYGGRGRAARNWACFDAILATLRRLQPDETLIVQSGKPVAVFRTHLDAPRVLIANAHLVPAWATQANFDRWEAAGLTMYGQMTAGSWIYIGTQGILQGTYETFGALARSAGWGTLRGKLVVTAGLGEMGGAQPLAVTLNEGVIIAVEVDRWRAERRLRLRQVDRLSDDLEEAMTWAEEARAAGTPLSIALIGNASEVLPEMLRRGVTPDVATDQTSAHDVRYGYIPAGLSLAEAAALRERDPDEYDRRVLESMAEHVRVLLEWQRRGCIVFDYGNNLRQRAFDAGVKDAFSYPGFVPAYIRPLFCEGKGPFRWVALSGDPEDIYVTDGAISELFPDNEHLGRWLRLAREYVTFQGLPARICWLGYGERAKAGLLLNDLVARGAVKAPIVIGRDHLDAGSVASPNRETEGMRDGSDAIADWPLLNALLNAVGGATWVSIHHGGGVGIGYSIHAGQVIVADGTPEAARRIERVLTTDPGMGVVRHADAGYPEAIAFARRHGIDMPMLGQ, via the coding sequence ATGTCTCGGATTATTCGTGCGCCGCGCGGCACTACCCTCACGTGTGCAAATTGGCAGATCGAAGCGGCATACCGTATGATCCAAAATAACCTTGATCCCGATGTCGCCTTCGATCCAGAGCATTTGATCGTCTACGGTGGGCGGGGGCGTGCCGCCCGCAATTGGGCGTGCTTCGACGCGATTCTGGCTACGCTGCGCCGTCTTCAGCCTGACGAAACCCTGATCGTGCAATCGGGTAAGCCGGTTGCCGTCTTTCGTACCCACCTCGATGCACCACGGGTCTTGATTGCCAACGCTCATCTCGTGCCGGCATGGGCTACGCAGGCCAATTTTGACCGTTGGGAAGCGGCCGGGCTGACGATGTATGGGCAGATGACGGCAGGGAGTTGGATTTATATCGGCACGCAAGGGATTTTGCAAGGTACGTATGAGACGTTCGGCGCGCTGGCCCGCTCGGCCGGTTGGGGGACGCTGCGTGGCAAACTGGTGGTGACAGCCGGTCTTGGTGAGATGGGTGGTGCGCAGCCGTTGGCCGTGACCTTGAACGAGGGCGTGATTATTGCCGTAGAGGTTGATCGTTGGCGGGCTGAACGGCGTCTACGTCTCCGCCAGGTTGATCGCCTGAGCGATGATCTCGAAGAAGCGATGACGTGGGCCGAAGAGGCGCGGGCAGCCGGTACTCCCCTCTCAATCGCGCTGATCGGGAATGCGAGTGAGGTGTTACCCGAAATGCTTCGTCGTGGTGTAACGCCCGATGTCGCCACCGATCAGACAAGTGCCCACGATGTGCGCTACGGTTATATTCCGGCCGGTCTGTCATTGGCAGAAGCGGCTGCGTTGCGCGAGCGTGATCCTGACGAATACGATCGCCGGGTATTGGAGTCGATGGCTGAGCATGTACGCGTATTGCTTGAATGGCAACGGCGTGGCTGCATCGTGTTCGATTATGGCAATAATCTGCGTCAGCGTGCGTTCGATGCCGGCGTTAAGGATGCTTTTAGCTACCCCGGTTTCGTGCCGGCCTATATCCGCCCTTTGTTTTGCGAAGGTAAAGGCCCGTTCCGCTGGGTGGCGCTCTCCGGCGACCCCGAAGATATTTACGTTACCGATGGTGCAATCAGCGAGTTGTTCCCCGACAATGAGCATCTTGGTCGTTGGCTACGGCTGGCCCGTGAATACGTCACGTTTCAAGGCTTACCGGCTCGCATCTGTTGGCTTGGCTATGGTGAACGAGCAAAGGCCGGTCTTCTGTTAAACGATCTTGTCGCCCGTGGAGCGGTGAAAGCACCGATTGTCATCGGGCGCGACCATCTCGATGCCGGCTCGGTGGCGAGTCCCAACCGGGAAACGGAAGGTATGCGTGATGGTTCTGATGCCATCGCCGATTGGCCATTGCTCAATGCCCTGCTCAATGCGGTTGGCGGCGCGACGTGGGTCAGCATTCATCACGGTGGTGGCGTCGGTATCGGCTACAGCATCCACGCCGGGCAAGTGATCGTTGCCGATGGTACCCCCGAAGCCGCGCGCCGGATCGAGCGGGTGCTCACCACCGATCCCGGTATGGGCGTTGTGCGCCACGCCGATGCCGGTTACCCAGAGGCGATTGCGTTTGCCCGCCGGCACGGGATCGATATGCCGATGTTGGGGCAGTAG
- a CDS encoding MBL fold metallo-hydrolase produces the protein MPKPRLLVPGLYELTLPIPLSSVNVFFILMAGHVTIIDTGYPDQGAGVLAALNFLGRSPKQVQHIIVTHHHIDHAGNVAALQAQTGATVWMHPLDAELVAAGQAVRPTTVSSPGWFNRVAFGVAKRFMPSTFSPARVDRLVTDGETIPVAGGLEVIHLPGHSAGQIGLYWSSQQVLFAADAVMHRGKSLQQPIVLEDATALAHSVHRLAQRQFATLCFGHGPALTENAAVALRRYATNVGP, from the coding sequence ATGCCAAAGCCGCGTCTGCTGGTTCCCGGATTGTACGAACTCACCCTACCGATTCCCCTCTCTTCAGTCAACGTCTTCTTTATTCTGATGGCCGGTCACGTCACCATTATTGACACCGGCTACCCCGATCAAGGCGCCGGAGTATTGGCTGCACTGAACTTCCTTGGGCGTTCTCCCAAACAAGTACAACACATCATTGTGACGCATCACCATATTGATCACGCCGGTAATGTGGCTGCGCTGCAAGCACAAACCGGCGCGACGGTCTGGATGCATCCGCTCGATGCCGAACTGGTGGCAGCCGGCCAAGCGGTACGCCCAACAACCGTCAGTTCCCCCGGCTGGTTTAATCGGGTTGCGTTTGGTGTCGCCAAGCGGTTCATGCCGTCAACGTTTTCGCCGGCGCGTGTCGACCGCTTGGTCACCGATGGCGAAACGATCCCTGTGGCCGGTGGTCTCGAAGTCATTCATCTACCCGGCCACAGTGCCGGTCAGATCGGGTTGTATTGGTCGAGCCAACAGGTGCTTTTTGCCGCCGATGCAGTTATGCATCGAGGAAAAAGTTTACAGCAACCCATCGTGCTCGAAGATGCCACTGCGTTGGCCCACAGTGTACACCGGCTAGCCCAACGTCAGTTTGCAACCCTCTGTTTCGGACACGGCCCGGCGCTGACCGAAAATGCTGCTGTTGCTCTCCGGCGCTATGCTACGAATGTAGGGCCTTGA
- a CDS encoding class I SAM-dependent methyltransferase, whose protein sequence is MDLTLIEWLHSAEGQAILAELATRELRETDLLTELNRLRRHLPAERARAAIEQALLRRKAIAKFPYADRMLFTRDALEQASAAPVAAHRAARLACQRRVADLGCGIGGDTIAMALAGIQVIAVERDPIRLALAQANLAALGLGERVLWLKRDLLHEPPPHADALFCDPARRVGDQRIFDPAAFQPPLTHVLGWQRYNPALVVKLAPGIDRNRIPAEAELEFVSFDGELKEAVLWCGSLATTERRATVLNGAGNAVSLTAGAASPPPLSTPQIVLYEPDPTIIRAGLIAELAAQLGAAQLSPDIAYLTATTYHPTPFARTWPIITWLPFQLKRLRALLRDLNAGPVTVKKRGSPLDTTTLAHQLSGNGNRRLVVVLTRLPSGPIAVICDEMIANDNR, encoded by the coding sequence ATGGATCTTACGCTCATCGAATGGCTACACTCGGCAGAAGGTCAGGCGATCTTGGCCGAACTTGCTACGCGCGAGCTACGCGAAACCGACCTCTTGACCGAACTAAACCGGCTTCGTCGCCACCTACCTGCCGAACGAGCGCGAGCGGCGATTGAACAAGCATTGCTACGGCGCAAAGCCATCGCGAAGTTTCCGTATGCCGACCGAATGCTGTTTACCCGCGACGCCCTCGAACAGGCATCGGCGGCTCCGGTAGCCGCACACCGTGCTGCGCGATTAGCCTGCCAACGCAGAGTGGCCGATCTAGGTTGTGGGATCGGCGGTGATACGATTGCAATGGCCCTTGCCGGCATACAGGTGATCGCGGTGGAACGCGATCCGATTCGGTTGGCACTGGCGCAAGCAAATCTCGCCGCATTAGGGCTGGGTGAGCGGGTGCTGTGGCTCAAACGCGACCTGTTGCACGAACCGCCACCGCACGCCGATGCGCTCTTCTGTGACCCGGCCCGTCGCGTCGGCGACCAACGGATCTTTGATCCGGCTGCGTTTCAGCCACCGCTGACTCACGTGCTAGGCTGGCAGCGATACAATCCGGCACTCGTGGTCAAGTTGGCGCCCGGCATTGACCGCAACCGCATACCGGCAGAGGCAGAATTGGAGTTTGTCTCGTTCGACGGTGAATTGAAGGAGGCAGTGCTCTGGTGCGGCTCCTTAGCGACGACCGAACGGCGAGCAACGGTATTGAACGGTGCAGGCAACGCGGTATCGCTGACCGCCGGCGCAGCATCACCACCACCCCTGAGTACACCGCAGATCGTGCTCTACGAACCTGACCCCACCATCATCCGGGCCGGGCTAATTGCCGAACTGGCCGCTCAACTCGGCGCTGCCCAACTTTCACCCGATATTGCCTACCTCACTGCCACGACCTATCACCCCACACCATTCGCCCGCACATGGCCGATTATTACGTGGCTGCCCTTTCAACTGAAGCGGCTCCGGGCACTACTGCGCGACCTTAACGCCGGCCCGGTCACCGTCAAGAAGCGAGGTTCACCGCTCGATACAACGACACTGGCCCATCAGCTCAGCGGCAATGGCAATCGCCGGCTCGTGGTCGTGCTAACCCGACTCCCCTCTGGCCCTATTGCAGTGATATGTGATGAAATGATCGCAAACGATAATCGGTAA
- a CDS encoding MFS transporter: MTLTQHARYRGLSILIVINFMMYAGFFMVIPLVSVHYVQTMGFAAVTVGMALALRQLVQQGVSVGGGVLSDRFGGRNLITAGVLIRALGFVSLAFANTPLLLFAAMLLSALGGALFEAPSRAGIAVLTTPDERARAFSINGVGGGLGMVVGPFVGSLLLDFGFTTVALAAAICFALIGVLSLLLPPLETASDRTRLGFGLRLALRDRPFLIFTALLMGYWFMWVQLTISLPLAGERLTNAADAVRWIYGINAGMTVLLQIPIMGLVERRLRPPTILILGIALMAGGLGMVAIAETFTLLIGCIVIFTIGTLLATPSQQSVTAALADPRALGSYFGVNALALAFGGGLGNLSGGLLIDLATVLHLPALPWIVFATIGLISATGLVILDRRLQRQSNIAVNAQQQPSP; this comes from the coding sequence ATGACCCTCACCCAGCACGCTCGCTATCGGGGCTTAAGCATCCTCATCGTGATTAACTTCATGATGTACGCCGGCTTTTTCATGGTCATCCCGCTCGTATCAGTCCACTATGTCCAAACGATGGGTTTTGCCGCAGTGACGGTCGGGATGGCGCTCGCGTTGCGCCAACTCGTTCAGCAAGGGGTGAGTGTCGGCGGTGGGGTGCTCTCAGATCGCTTCGGCGGACGTAACCTGATTACCGCCGGCGTCTTGATCCGCGCTCTTGGATTCGTCAGCCTTGCCTTTGCCAACACACCATTGCTGCTCTTCGCCGCGATGCTACTCTCGGCGCTTGGTGGAGCACTCTTTGAAGCACCGAGTCGAGCCGGGATTGCTGTGTTGACAACCCCTGACGAACGCGCCCGTGCCTTTTCGATCAACGGGGTGGGCGGTGGTTTAGGGATGGTAGTCGGGCCTTTCGTCGGTTCGCTCTTACTCGATTTTGGCTTTACTACGGTAGCCCTGGCAGCCGCCATCTGTTTTGCGCTGATCGGCGTGCTCAGCTTACTCTTACCGCCGCTGGAGACGGCAAGTGATCGGACACGGCTAGGGTTTGGTTTGAGGTTGGCATTGCGCGACCGTCCGTTTCTGATCTTTACCGCCTTACTGATGGGCTACTGGTTTATGTGGGTACAATTGACGATCAGCCTACCACTGGCCGGCGAGCGATTGACCAATGCCGCCGATGCGGTGCGGTGGATCTATGGTATCAATGCGGGGATGACCGTCCTCTTGCAAATCCCGATCATGGGGCTGGTTGAACGACGCCTCCGACCACCCACCATCCTGATCCTCGGTATCGCGTTGATGGCCGGTGGCCTGGGAATGGTTGCCATCGCCGAGACGTTTACATTGCTCATCGGTTGTATCGTTATCTTTACCATCGGCACCTTGCTTGCCACCCCATCCCAACAGAGCGTCACTGCCGCACTCGCCGACCCACGCGCGCTTGGCTCATACTTCGGGGTTAATGCCCTAGCACTCGCATTTGGTGGCGGATTAGGGAACCTAAGCGGTGGTCTGTTGATCGATCTCGCTACCGTTCTCCATCTCCCGGCATTACCATGGATTGTTTTTGCAACGATTGGTCTTATCAGCGCTACCGGCCTCGTCATCCTCGATCGTCGGTTGCAACGACAATCAAATATCGCCGTCAACGCTCAACAGCAACCATCGCCGTAA
- a CDS encoding branched-chain amino acid transaminase: MPNNRFAFFNGEIVPIEQAQVSVMTNALNYGTGCFEGIRGYWNPDHQQLYVFCLREHMERMHRSARILMMKMPYSVDELCQITIDLLRREEFREDVYIRPLLYKSDPAIAVQMHGLTDSLTMFALGFGQYLSGSSIRVCVSSWRRIDDNIIPSRAKACGAYLNSALAKSEALLNGYDEAIVLSSDGHVSEASAANLFIVRNGVLITPPTSGDILEGITRQVVIELAHKQLGLPVKEAPIDRTELYVADEAFFCGTGVEIKPIVEIDRRPIGNGTIGPIGTMLVNLYADVVRGRIAAYRHWCTPVYAN; the protein is encoded by the coding sequence ATGCCCAACAACCGTTTCGCATTCTTTAACGGCGAAATCGTTCCTATCGAGCAAGCGCAAGTCAGTGTGATGACCAATGCGCTCAACTACGGTACCGGCTGCTTTGAGGGTATTCGTGGGTATTGGAATCCCGATCATCAACAGCTCTACGTCTTTTGTCTACGTGAACATATGGAGCGTATGCACCGCTCGGCCCGCATCTTGATGATGAAGATGCCTTACAGTGTTGACGAATTGTGCCAGATTACCATCGATCTGTTGCGGCGCGAAGAGTTCCGCGAAGATGTCTACATTCGTCCACTGCTGTACAAGAGTGATCCGGCCATCGCGGTACAAATGCACGGTCTCACCGACAGTCTCACCATGTTTGCGCTTGGCTTTGGGCAATATCTCAGCGGTTCGTCCATTCGCGTGTGCGTTTCCTCATGGCGACGAATCGATGACAACATCATCCCATCGCGGGCGAAGGCCTGTGGTGCATACCTTAACTCAGCGCTGGCGAAGAGTGAAGCCTTGCTCAACGGGTACGATGAGGCGATTGTGCTGAGTAGCGACGGCCATGTCTCAGAGGCATCGGCAGCGAATCTGTTTATCGTGCGCAACGGCGTGTTGATTACTCCGCCAACCAGCGGCGATATTCTGGAAGGGATCACGCGACAGGTCGTAATCGAGCTGGCACACAAGCAGTTAGGCCTGCCGGTGAAAGAAGCGCCGATCGATCGAACCGAGCTATACGTCGCCGACGAAGCCTTCTTCTGCGGCACCGGCGTTGAGATCAAACCGATTGTTGAGATTGACCGCCGTCCTATTGGGAACGGTACCATCGGCCCAATCGGTACGATGCTGGTCAATTTGTACGCGGACGTGGTGCGGGGACGGATCGCGGCCTACCGACACTGGTGTACGCCGGTGTATGCCAACTAA
- a CDS encoding isoamylase early set domain-containing protein, with the protein MITKRLGPAGKVRVTFSLPAALWADTIYLVGDFNGWNRHATPLRATEHGWMVTLDLEAGRTYQYRYLVNDNEWHNDWNADGYVPNPYGGDNSVVDTTIFAHLPPDEERAVGEPILTPLPKHTPRLRHVSTG; encoded by the coding sequence ATGATTACGAAACGTCTCGGTCCTGCTGGCAAAGTGCGAGTGACCTTCTCACTACCCGCCGCACTCTGGGCCGACACTATCTACCTCGTCGGTGATTTCAACGGTTGGAATCGTCATGCAACTCCCCTCCGCGCCACCGAACACGGTTGGATGGTGACGCTCGACCTTGAAGCTGGGCGCACCTACCAATACCGCTATCTCGTCAACGACAACGAATGGCATAACGACTGGAACGCCGACGGTTATGTACCAAACCCTTACGGTGGTGACAACTCAGTGGTCGATACAACTATCTTTGCCCACCTTCCCCCCGACGAAGAACGGGCTGTCGGAGAACCGATCTTGACACCATTGCCCAAACACACCCCTCGCCTACGGCACGTCTCAACTGGATGA